In one window of Pseudomonas sp. p1(2021b) DNA:
- a CDS encoding YkgB family protein — MKTIGIENSKSSVQAHLTLGTKTMGLGIYGAYLALAIIYFWFGGMKFTHYEAEGLVPLVSNSPLLGWVYSIFSVDMFSSLLGILEISIGTLIAGRMLSPKLSVVGGALSAGLFFTTLSFMFSTPGVIEPSLGFPAISVAPGQFLLKDLGLLAVSIFVAGHSLVELEKRKINA, encoded by the coding sequence ATGAAAACCATAGGCATTGAAAACTCGAAGTCCAGCGTACAGGCCCACTTAACGCTTGGAACCAAAACTATGGGGCTAGGTATCTATGGCGCGTACTTGGCTCTCGCTATTATTTACTTCTGGTTCGGCGGCATGAAATTTACCCACTACGAGGCCGAGGGCCTGGTTCCACTGGTGAGCAACAGCCCGCTTTTGGGATGGGTGTATAGCATTTTTTCGGTCGACATGTTCTCCAGCCTGCTCGGCATACTAGAGATTTCGATCGGCACTCTGATCGCAGGCCGCATGCTGTCGCCCAAACTATCCGTGGTAGGAGGCGCTCTGTCTGCAGGCCTGTTCTTCACAACCCTTAGCTTTATGTTTTCCACTCCGGGCGTCATTGAGCCTAGTTTAGGGTTTCCGGCGATTTCCGTTGCGCCAGGTCAGTTTCTGCTTAAAGACTTAGGGTTGCTTGCTGTTTCGATATTTGTGGCAGGCCATTCGCTGGTTGAACTGGAAAAACGTAAAATTAATGCATAA
- a CDS encoding AraC family transcriptional regulator encodes MDRLSNLLSRFGVRANLFYDGDLCGSASYDGAERRGYIHLLQAGSVTLLGPDRKDLQLTRPSLIFMPRPAKHQLFAGESDGAKLLCASMEFEGGIDNPLSASLPDCLVLALDDLPMLADTLEWMFAEAANVHCGREAALERLFELLIILLLRYLLDHHQLRTGMMAGLADMRLARSLLQMHNSPEHAWSIAELASESNMSRAAYAVHFKSVIGQTPADYLLSWRVSLAQKLMREGRSITLIAAQVGYESPSALSRAFRRKTGLSPRDWLKDLAGENDGKKA; translated from the coding sequence ATGGATCGTTTGTCTAATTTGCTCTCGCGGTTCGGCGTGCGGGCCAATCTGTTCTATGACGGCGACCTATGCGGCTCTGCATCTTACGATGGCGCCGAGCGGCGAGGTTATATCCATCTGCTTCAGGCCGGCAGCGTGACGTTGCTTGGTCCCGATCGCAAGGATTTGCAGCTCACTCGCCCTAGCTTGATTTTTATGCCACGCCCCGCCAAGCATCAATTGTTTGCGGGTGAGTCCGATGGCGCAAAGTTGTTGTGTGCTTCCATGGAGTTTGAGGGCGGAATTGATAATCCTTTGTCGGCTTCATTACCGGACTGTTTGGTGCTCGCACTCGATGATCTGCCCATGCTGGCAGACACGTTGGAGTGGATGTTTGCCGAGGCGGCAAATGTGCATTGTGGAAGGGAAGCCGCGCTTGAGCGCTTATTTGAGCTCCTAATCATTCTGTTGCTCCGTTACCTGCTCGATCATCACCAGTTGCGCACCGGAATGATGGCTGGACTGGCCGACATGCGGCTTGCCCGATCGCTTTTACAGATGCACAACTCCCCGGAACATGCCTGGTCAATAGCAGAGCTGGCCAGTGAGTCAAATATGTCACGCGCTGCGTATGCCGTGCATTTCAAGAGTGTCATCGGACAGACGCCTGCTGATTATTTGTTGAGTTGGCGAGTTAGCCTGGCTCAGAAGCTGATGCGAGAAGGGCGCTCGATTACGCTGATTGCAGCTCAAGTCGGCTACGAAAGTCCTTCGGCGCTGTCTCGCGCATTTAGACGCAAGACGGGGTTGAGCCCTCGTGACTGGTTGAAAGATCTGGCGGGGGAAAATGATGGCAAAAAGGCCTAA